The genomic DNA CAACGAGAAGGCGACCGTCAAGGGAATCCTGCGCGGCGACAAGAATGCGGAAGAGGCTCACGCCGGTGAACCTGTCACCATCTCGCTTGACCGCGAGGTGGACGTGTCTAGAGGCTGCGTGCTTGCAAAAGACGTGGACATCGGTAGTTACAAGAAAATCAAGGCTTCGCTCCTGTGGATGGACGATGAACCGCTTTCGCTCGGCAAGGACTTTCTTGTAAAACTCGGGACGAAGACGATTCCCGGAATCATAAATAAAATTGATTATTCCGTCGATATTAATAACGGAAAACATATCAATTCCGATGCGCTTGAAAAGAACGGCATTGCCGTAGTCGAGATTGTGTTTGCTGAAGCCATTGTCGTTGACCTTTTCGAGAAGCACAAGACTTTGGGTGAACTCATTCTGATTGACCGCGTGACCCATGCGACATCGGCTTGTGGCGTGGTAGAAGGCCTTTACGAAAGGCAGGCTGCTGCAGGCGAAAAGGCTGAATTCGTGCAGGGCGAACGCCACGGTCGTGGAGAAATCTTTGAAGAGTTTTTCTACGATACGGCGACACTCTCTGTCGTAAAGCAACAGCCCGTAAAGCAGCACTACACCATAGGCGATGAAATCCCGACAGTGGGGGAGAGCTACCGCTATCCCGACGATTTCGACATCATCATCTTGCGTGACAGCGTTGCCGTGAAGGTGCGCGATAGGCGCATTTCCGAAATTACGGAAGCGGGCGCATACCTTTACGATGGCTTCCCGGTCATCAACGGGCGCGGCTTTGAAATCAAGGTCAACTCCGACGAGGATGTGTCTCGCTTGCTTCGCGAATACGCCGAAGCGGGTGAAATTGGTCGCGAGGAATTCTTCAAGAAGTGGACAGTTTTTGACACGTACAGGAAGGTTGTGATAAAGTAAAATATAAGGTCCCCTAGCGGGGACCTTTTTTTATAGCAAAAACCGATAACTCCGCATAAAATTAAAGTATTGGACAAGGAAAAAAATGCCTTCTATATTTGTGCGCACAAAAAAACAAAACAATAACCATAACCAAGGAGTTTAAGAATGAACCAGAATTTTACAAAGCTCGCCGCCGCTGCGGTTATTACGACTTCCCTTTTCGTCTCCAACGTTTTCGCCCAGGATGCTGCCCCTGCAGCAGAAGCACCTGTGGCCGCTGCCCCCGCGGCTGAAGCCCAGGCAGCAGAAGCCCCGGCTGCCGCACCTGCCGTCGAAACTCCCGTGGCCGAAGCCCCCGCTGCAGAGGCTCCGGCAGCAAGCGCTCCCGTAGCAGAAGCGCCTGCAGAAGCCGCCCCTGTTGCAGCCCCTGTGGCTGAAGCCCCGAAGGCAGAAGCTGCCGCGCCCGAAAAAGCGAAAGAAGAACCCGCTTTCAAACTCACCGGTAACGTGCAGGCGCAGGCCATCAAGGCCGTTTATGATAACGATGCCGACAACACGCTCGACAATTCCTTCTTGCGTGCAAACATCGGCGGAAAATACACTTCCGGCGATTTCGAGGCGGTAATCAACATTCGTATCTTCTCTCCGGCCTTTGGCAACAAGGTCAAGGACGGTGACGGCAAGAACTTCAGCTTCGACAAGATCAGCGCCGATACCTACTACGCCAAGTACAAGTGGAATACTGATTTCGGCGATTTCAGTGCGCAATTCGGTCGCTTCCGTACGGACTGGACTGTTGCCGGTAACTTCGGTACCTACGTGGACGTGCACCT from Fibrobacter sp. UWR3 includes the following:
- a CDS encoding sulfate adenylyltransferase subunit 1, coding for MKGLLKFITCGSVDDGKSTLIGHILYDSKLLYADQEKALELDSKVGSRSGKIDYSLLLDGLMAEREQGITIDVAYRYFTTDRRSFIVADTPGHEEYTRNMAVGASFADLSVILVDASQGVLVQTRRHARICKLMGIRYFVFAVNKMDLVGYSKERFEEILAQINELSAELSLHSVYVIPLSATEGDNVTVKSKNIAWYSGKALLDYLETIDIDDAQTEAGFYLPVQRVCRPDRTFRGFQGQIEAGAIRVGDTVTSLPSNEKATVKGILRGDKNAEEAHAGEPVTISLDREVDVSRGCVLAKDVDIGSYKKIKASLLWMDDEPLSLGKDFLVKLGTKTIPGIINKIDYSVDINNGKHINSDALEKNGIAVVEIVFAEAIVVDLFEKHKTLGELILIDRVTHATSACGVVEGLYERQAAAGEKAEFVQGERHGRGEIFEEFFYDTATLSVVKQQPVKQHYTIGDEIPTVGESYRYPDDFDIIILRDSVAVKVRDRRISEITEAGAYLYDGFPVINGRGFEIKVNSDEDVSRLLREYAEAGEIGREEFFKKWTVFDTYRKVVIK